One segment of Chlorocebus sabaeus isolate Y175 chromosome 24, mChlSab1.0.hap1, whole genome shotgun sequence DNA contains the following:
- the BAG5 gene encoding BAG family molecular chaperone regulator 5, translating into MDMGNQHPSISRLQEIQKEVKSVEQQVVGFSGLSDDKNYKKLERILTKQLFEIDSVDTEGKGDIQQARKRAAQETERLLKELEQNANHPHRIEIQNIFEEAQSLVREKIVPFYNGGNCVTDEFEEGIQDIILRLTHVKTGGKISLRKARYHTLTKICAVQEIIEDCMKKQPSLPLSEDAHPSVAKINFVMCEVNKARGVLIALLMGVNNSETCRHLSCVLSGLIADLDALDVCGRTEIRNYRREVVEDINKLLKYLDLEEEADTTKAFDLRQNHSILKIEKVLTRMREIKNELLQAQNPPELYLSSKTELQGLIGQLDEVSLEKNPCIREARRRAVIEVQTLITYIDLKEALEKRKLFACEEHPSHKAVWNVLGNLSEIQGEVLSFDGNRTDKNYIRLEELLTKQLLALDAVDPQGEEKCKAARKQAVKLAQNILSYLDLKSDEWEY; encoded by the coding sequence ATGGATATGGGAAACCAACATCCTTCTATTAGTAGGCTTCAGGAAATCCAAAAGGAAGTAAAAAGTGTAGAACAGCAAGTTGTCGGCTTCAGTGGTCTGTCAGATGACAAGAATTACAAGAAACTGGAGAGGATTCTAACAAAACAACTTTTTGAAATAGACTCTGTAGATACTGAAGGAAAAGGAGATATTCAGCAAGCTAGGAAGAGGGCAGCACAGGAGACAGAACGTCTTCTCAAAGAGTTGGAGCAGAATGCAAACCACCCACACCGGATTGAAATACAGAACATTTTTGAGGAAGCCCAGTCCCTCGTTAGAGAGAAAATTGTGCCATTTTATAATGGAGGCAACTGCGTAACTGATGAGTTTGAAGAAGGCATCCAGGATATCATTCTGAGGCTGACACATGTTAAAACTGGAGGAAAAATCTCCTTGCGGAAAGCAAGGTATCACACTTTAACCAAAATCTGTGCGGTGCAAGAGATTATCGAAGACTGCATGAAAAAGCAGCCTTCCCTGCCGCTTTCCGAGGATGCGCATCCTTCCGTTGCCAAAAtcaactttgtgatgtgtgaggtGAACAAGGCCCGAGGGGTCCTGATTGCACTTCTGATGGGCGTGAACAACAGTGAGACCTGCAGGCACTTATCCTGTGTGCTCTCAGGGCTGATCGCTGACCTAGATGCTCTAGATGTGTGCGGCCGGACAGAAATCAGAAATTATCGGAGGGAGGTAGTAGAAGATATCAACAAATTATTGAAGTATCTGGATTTGGAAGAGGAAGCAGACACGACTAAAGCATTTGACCTGAGACAGaatcattccattttaaaaatagaaaaggtcCTCACGagaatgagagaaataaaaaatgaacttcTCCAAGCACAAAACCCTCCTGAATTGTACCTGAGCTCCAAAACAGAATTGCAGGGTTTAATTGGACAGTTGGATGAGGTAAGTCTTGAAAAAAACCCCTGCATCCGGGAAGCCAGGAGAAGAGCAGTGATCGAGGTGCAAACTCTGATCACGTATATTGACTTGAAGGAGGCCCTTGAGAAAAGAAAGCTGTTTGCTTGTGAGGAGCACCCATCCCATAAAGCCGTCTGGAACGTCCTTGGAAACTTGTCCGAGATCCAGGGAGAAGTTCTTTCATTTGATGGAAATCGAACCGATAAGAACTACATCCGGCTGGAAGAGCTGCTCACCAAGCAGCTGCTAGCCCTGGATGCTGTTGATCCGCAGGGAGAAGAGAAGTGTAAGGCTGCCAGGAAACAGGCTGTGAAGCTTGCCCAGAATATTCTCAGCTATCTCGACCTGAAATCCGATGAATGGGAGTACTAA